In the genome of Hyphomonas sp. Mor2, one region contains:
- a CDS encoding TRAP transporter substrate-binding protein, with translation MIDRRKLLGAATLGAAGLATTACSQSASDGVAGPAVQTRKKRKLTMTTTWPKDLPGLGAAAQRVADRIEELSEGQMEVSIYATGELVPAFEAFDAVASGNVDMYHGADYYWQSKSKAFNFFTAVPMGMTAAEIMGWIDFGGGQALWEELSGQYGVIAFQAANTGHQMGGWFKKEINSLDDFRGLKMRIPGMGGDVVRALGGAAEALPGNEIYQALQTGRIDATEWVGPWNDYFLGFHREAKLHYGPGFHEPGSALALGINRSKWDSLTPTEQAIIRAAASETNHLSVGEFTYQNGVYLEKLVNEEDVELRQFPDEVMARVQEISADIRSDAGNQGDLERRIYESFEDALKKMRGWASISDSPYMVAREL, from the coding sequence ATGATTGATCGCCGGAAATTGCTCGGTGCCGCGACGCTCGGCGCCGCCGGGCTCGCGACGACCGCCTGTTCGCAATCAGCAAGCGATGGCGTTGCTGGTCCTGCAGTTCAGACTCGTAAGAAACGCAAGCTGACAATGACGACGACCTGGCCAAAAGACCTGCCGGGGCTCGGAGCCGCGGCGCAGCGTGTTGCCGATCGGATCGAAGAGCTGTCCGAGGGCCAAATGGAAGTCTCGATCTATGCCACCGGTGAATTGGTCCCGGCCTTTGAAGCCTTTGACGCCGTCGCCTCCGGCAATGTCGATATGTATCACGGCGCCGACTATTACTGGCAATCCAAATCCAAGGCCTTCAACTTCTTCACGGCCGTGCCGATGGGAATGACCGCAGCAGAGATTATGGGGTGGATCGATTTTGGCGGCGGTCAGGCCCTGTGGGAAGAGCTCTCCGGACAGTATGGAGTCATCGCCTTCCAGGCCGCAAATACCGGTCACCAGATGGGCGGCTGGTTCAAGAAGGAAATCAACAGTCTGGACGATTTTCGCGGCCTGAAAATGCGCATCCCAGGCATGGGCGGGGATGTCGTGCGGGCGCTCGGCGGTGCAGCAGAGGCCTTGCCTGGCAACGAGATCTACCAAGCCCTGCAAACCGGGCGCATCGATGCGACCGAATGGGTTGGCCCCTGGAACGATTACTTCCTTGGCTTCCATCGCGAAGCCAAACTGCATTACGGCCCAGGATTCCACGAGCCCGGCAGTGCGCTCGCGCTCGGGATAAATCGCTCCAAATGGGACAGTCTCACGCCAACCGAGCAAGCGATCATTCGGGCCGCTGCGAGCGAAACCAATCATCTCTCGGTCGGGGAGTTCACTTATCAGAATGGGGTCTATCTGGAGAAACTCGTCAATGAAGAAGACGTCGAGTTGCGCCAATTCCCCGACGAGGTAATGGCCCGCGTGCAGGAAATCTCGGCGGACATTCGCAGCGATGCGGGCAACCAGGGCGACCTCGAACGACGAATCTATGAGAGTTTCGAAGACGCGCTGAAAAAAATGCGCGGTTGGGCCAGCATTTCGGATAGTCCATACATGGTCGCTCGCGAACTTTAA
- a CDS encoding SLC13 family permease: MTADILAHWPMWASLAAVGVTIVFYTLDRWSMELVSVSVIAALLLLFSLPGATAYDGSEITLTNLLSGFANPALITIMALLVVGQGLFQTGALEGPTKALVQSYDKRPMITLILTFMAVFATSAFTNNTPVVIMFLPIMSAIAARMGASTSRLMMPLSFVSIFAGMTTLIGTSTNLLAADAYERLTPETLGFFDQSVFGLMLAGVGMLYLIIASRLLLPNREDFTETMVKSGKQFVAQFEVTPGHFLDGKEAVAGMFPDLKDMTVRMIQRGERALLPPYDEVRLMPGDLVIVAATRQALTDLLSEKPAMLQDIWQSGVPETDDSGEHQLGLVEAVIAPGSRMAGRTVEMLGFRRLTRAVTLGIQRRSRMIRAKLGEIRLEAGDTLLLCGPVSAFRNLRTSRDLILLEWSQSEFPTTTRAQVARIITILMVIAAATGVATITLASIVAATAMILLQCLNHRQAARSLDLRIYLVIAAALAMGVSLEMTGAAQMIAELVVLLASPYGTLAILSAIFLAVAILTNILSNAATAVLFTPIAISAAEQTGTDPFPFLLAVIYAANCAFATPIAYQTNMLVMGPGHYKFGDFLRFGGPLVIIMWVAFTVIAPWRFDL; this comes from the coding sequence ATGACCGCAGATATCCTGGCTCACTGGCCCATGTGGGCGAGCCTCGCGGCCGTTGGTGTTACCATCGTCTTCTACACGCTTGATCGCTGGTCGATGGAACTGGTTTCCGTCAGCGTGATCGCCGCGCTTCTCTTGCTATTCAGTCTGCCCGGCGCGACCGCTTATGATGGCAGCGAGATCACTTTGACGAATCTGCTGTCCGGCTTCGCCAATCCGGCTCTGATCACGATCATGGCGCTTCTGGTTGTCGGCCAGGGCCTGTTCCAGACCGGGGCGCTGGAAGGGCCCACCAAAGCGCTGGTCCAGTCCTATGACAAGCGGCCTATGATCACTCTGATCCTCACTTTCATGGCCGTGTTTGCGACCTCTGCCTTCACCAACAACACCCCGGTCGTGATCATGTTCCTGCCGATCATGTCGGCCATCGCAGCCCGTATGGGGGCGTCGACCTCGCGGCTGATGATGCCGCTGAGTTTCGTGTCGATCTTTGCCGGCATGACAACCCTGATCGGAACCTCTACCAACCTGCTCGCCGCCGATGCCTATGAACGCCTGACGCCCGAGACGCTTGGATTCTTTGATCAATCTGTGTTTGGCCTGATGCTGGCGGGTGTGGGCATGCTGTATCTGATCATCGCCTCTCGCCTGCTTCTGCCCAACCGGGAAGACTTTACCGAGACGATGGTAAAATCCGGCAAGCAGTTCGTGGCGCAGTTCGAGGTCACGCCCGGCCATTTCCTGGATGGCAAGGAAGCCGTCGCCGGCATGTTCCCAGACCTTAAAGACATGACGGTGCGGATGATTCAGCGCGGCGAGCGCGCCCTGCTGCCGCCCTATGATGAAGTGCGCCTGATGCCGGGCGATCTGGTCATCGTTGCGGCCACCCGACAGGCCCTCACAGACCTGCTGTCAGAGAAACCCGCCATGTTGCAGGATATCTGGCAGAGCGGCGTCCCCGAAACCGACGATTCTGGCGAGCATCAGCTGGGTCTGGTCGAAGCCGTCATTGCTCCGGGTTCACGTATGGCAGGCCGTACGGTCGAAATGCTTGGCTTCCGCCGTCTCACGCGTGCTGTGACGCTCGGCATTCAACGCCGCAGCCGCATGATCCGCGCCAAGCTGGGCGAGATTCGCCTCGAGGCCGGCGATACACTGCTGCTTTGCGGGCCGGTCAGCGCTTTCCGTAATCTGCGGACCAGCCGCGATTTGATCCTGCTGGAATGGTCGCAAAGTGAATTCCCGACGACAACGCGTGCGCAAGTCGCTCGCATCATTACGATCCTGATGGTGATCGCTGCCGCGACAGGCGTCGCGACCATCACGCTGGCATCAATCGTGGCCGCAACCGCGATGATCTTGCTGCAATGTCTGAACCATCGCCAGGCGGCGCGGTCGCTGGATCTCCGAATTTATCTGGTCATCGCCGCAGCGCTCGCCATGGGCGTTTCGCTGGAAATGACCGGCGCGGCGCAGATGATTGCCGAGCTCGTCGTCTTACTCGCTTCGCCTTATGGGACGCTCGCCATCTTGTCTGCCATTTTCCTGGCGGTGGCGATCCTCACGAACATTTTAAGCAACGCGGCCACAGCGGTTCTGTTTACACCCATCGCCATTTCGGCTGCCGAACAGACGGGAACGGACCCGTTCCCCTTCCTGCTGGCAGTGATTTACGCAGCGAATTGTGCCTTCGCGACACCCATTGCCTACCAGACAAATATGCTGGTTATGGGACCAGGGCACTACAAGTTTGGAGACTTTTTACGCTTTGGTGGCCCACTAGTGATCATTATGTGGGTCGCATTTACAGTCATAGCCCCTTGGCGCTTTGACCTTTAG
- a CDS encoding NAD(P)-dependent oxidoreductase, whose amino-acid sequence MVKTAFLGLGVMGYPMAGHLVAAGHEVTVWNRTSGKAEAWAADHSGAAAATPAEAIVGADFVFLCLGDDPDVLAVYEALEPSLDRDMILVDHTTASASLARELHARAAAKGAAFIDAPISGGQAGAENGQLTIMCGGDGEAFAKAEPIMEAYGKRMTLIGDSGSGQLAKSVNQICIAGIVQGLAEALHFAAEARLNIDKVIEAISGGAAQSWQMDNRWETMRDGHYEHGFAVDWMRKDLRITLETARENGASLPLTAMVDQYYADIQAMGGNRWDTSSLLARMGRSKG is encoded by the coding sequence ATGGTGAAAACCGCTTTTCTGGGACTTGGGGTGATGGGCTATCCCATGGCGGGTCATCTGGTGGCCGCTGGACATGAGGTGACGGTCTGGAATCGCACAAGTGGCAAGGCGGAGGCGTGGGCAGCAGACCATTCTGGAGCCGCCGCTGCGACCCCGGCGGAGGCGATTGTAGGGGCCGATTTCGTGTTCCTGTGTCTGGGGGATGATCCGGATGTCCTGGCCGTCTATGAGGCGCTGGAACCCAGTCTCGACCGGGACATGATCCTTGTGGATCATACCACGGCTAGCGCGAGTCTGGCGCGGGAGCTTCATGCGCGCGCAGCGGCTAAGGGGGCGGCGTTTATTGACGCGCCGATCTCTGGCGGGCAGGCCGGAGCGGAGAACGGGCAGCTGACCATCATGTGCGGCGGTGATGGGGAGGCGTTCGCAAAGGCCGAACCGATCATGGAGGCCTATGGCAAACGGATGACCTTGATTGGTGACAGTGGATCCGGGCAGCTCGCCAAGTCAGTCAACCAGATTTGCATTGCCGGAATCGTGCAGGGACTTGCTGAAGCGTTGCATTTTGCCGCTGAAGCTCGCCTGAACATCGACAAAGTGATCGAAGCCATTAGCGGTGGCGCCGCGCAAAGCTGGCAAATGGACAATCGTTGGGAGACGATGCGCGATGGCCATTATGAGCATGGGTTCGCTGTGGATTGGATGCGGAAAGACCTGCGGATCACCCTTGAGACGGCGCGCGAAAATGGCGCCAGCCTGCCGCTGACCGCGATGGTCGATCAATATTATGCTGATATCCAGGCCATGGGCGGCAATCGCTGGGACACGAGCAGCCTGCTGGCCCGCATGGGCCGGAGCAAGGGCTAG
- a CDS encoding uracil-DNA glycosylase codes for MSVPAEAPKDCDLCPRLRKFILVQREKEPTWFNGAVPSFGDAEAELLVIGLAPGMTGANRTGRPFTGDWAGDLLYATLEKFGFSEGTYDRRSDDGLILKKAMITNAVRCVPPQNKPVGAEINQCRPFLKARIEALPRARVLLCLGKISHDSTVRTLGLKLKDHPFGHGTEYQVGEMTLLSSYHCSRYNTNTRRLTEEMFDAIFARARAIIDG; via the coding sequence GTGAGTGTTCCCGCCGAAGCCCCAAAAGACTGCGACCTCTGTCCGCGACTGCGTAAATTCATCCTCGTTCAGCGCGAGAAAGAACCAACCTGGTTCAATGGCGCGGTGCCGAGTTTCGGCGACGCGGAGGCAGAACTGCTTGTCATTGGTCTGGCCCCAGGGATGACTGGGGCCAATCGGACGGGGCGGCCCTTCACGGGTGATTGGGCAGGGGATCTGCTCTATGCCACGCTTGAAAAGTTCGGGTTCTCGGAAGGCACATATGATCGCCGCTCGGATGATGGTTTGATCTTGAAGAAAGCGATGATCACCAATGCGGTGCGTTGTGTGCCTCCGCAAAACAAACCGGTCGGAGCCGAGATCAATCAGTGTCGCCCGTTCCTCAAAGCCAGGATCGAGGCTCTGCCGCGCGCCAGAGTGTTGCTGTGTCTCGGTAAGATCAGCCATGATTCGACGGTGCGGACGCTTGGATTGAAGCTGAAGGACCATCCGTTTGGCCACGGCACCGAGTATCAGGTCGGGGAAATGACCTTGCTGTCGAGCTATCATTGCTCGCGCTACAATACCAATACACGGCGCCTGACTGAAGAGATGTTCGACGCGATCTTCGCCCGCGCCCGCGCAATCATAGATGGGTGA
- a CDS encoding TRAP transporter small permease subunit, with protein MEDFVSTIGTGLRYAGYGLSPLLLLPLLILAVPKPLSGPSEKLSGVLDRISGVAMGFALSAAFLIIVIQLSAVLLRYVFGLSFSWLNDSVIFTFAMMFMLGAAATLRDDGHVRVDILRPRFGPKVKAGIELFGSLVFIVPIGILILYAGSGLIARSWIGLEHFNESDGLPIKYLFKTMVPLFAILMIGQALSQAIKAALVIRNLRAPDDDSNHSAEAV; from the coding sequence ATGGAAGACTTTGTTTCGACGATCGGAACCGGATTGCGATATGCGGGTTACGGCCTGTCGCCGCTCCTGCTTTTGCCGCTCCTGATATTGGCCGTCCCGAAACCACTCAGCGGGCCCTCTGAAAAACTGAGTGGCGTGCTCGATCGGATTTCAGGCGTCGCCATGGGCTTCGCGCTGAGCGCGGCATTCCTGATTATCGTGATCCAGCTGTCCGCCGTCCTGTTACGCTATGTGTTCGGCCTCAGCTTCAGCTGGCTCAATGACAGCGTGATCTTCACTTTCGCGATGATGTTCATGCTCGGCGCAGCCGCCACACTTCGCGATGACGGCCATGTTCGGGTCGACATCCTGCGCCCGCGCTTCGGCCCCAAGGTCAAAGCCGGGATCGAGCTATTCGGATCGCTCGTCTTTATCGTCCCGATCGGAATTCTCATCCTTTATGCCGGATCCGGGCTGATTGCCCGCAGCTGGATTGGTCTCGAGCATTTCAATGAAAGCGATGGCTTGCCGATCAAGTATCTGTTCAAGACCATGGTGCCGCTCTTCGCGATCCTGATGATTGGTCAAGCGCTTAGTCAGGCGATCAAAGCGGCTTTGGTTATTCGCAATCTCAGAGCGCCAGACGACGACTCCAATCACAGCGCGGAGGCGGTGTGA
- the rpoZ gene encoding DNA-directed RNA polymerase subunit omega — MARVTVEDCVEQVPNRFDLILLAAQRSRMIREGSPITVDRDNDKDPVVSLREIADQTVDLKVVKESLVAELQEVRPGEEEEREADRIALESGPAATEEDVMRAYQAELESGRDDRM, encoded by the coding sequence ATGGCCCGTGTCACCGTTGAAGACTGCGTCGAGCAGGTCCCAAATCGTTTCGATCTGATCCTTCTGGCGGCTCAGCGTTCGCGCATGATTCGCGAAGGCTCGCCGATCACGGTGGACCGCGACAATGACAAGGATCCTGTTGTGTCTCTGCGTGAGATTGCCGACCAGACTGTCGACCTCAAAGTCGTCAAGGAATCTCTGGTGGCGGAACTTCAGGAAGTTCGCCCAGGCGAGGAAGAAGAGCGCGAAGCCGACCGCATCGCCCTCGAGTCCGGCCCGGCCGCGACCGAAGAAGACGTCATGCGCGCTTATCAGGCCGAACTGGAATCCGGCCGCGACGACCGAATGTAG
- a CDS encoding TRAP transporter large permease subunit — translation MELELIFALGMFLCAIAALLAGYPVALTLGGVALVFGLIGVELGLIPLPILRNLPSRMLGSMENQVLIAVPLFVLMGVILERSKVADDLLHTASRLLARVRGGLGYAVVIVGALLAASTGIVGATVITMTLIALPTMLRQGYDPKLATGTIAASGTLGQIIPPSIVLILLADAVSNANQSAAMRSGGGAGVVSVGDLFAGALIPGLMLVGLYLLYLVITAILRPSASPAVTLEEDTDPLTLVEIARSLGAPLLLIIAVLGSILGGLASPTEASAIGAGGALLLAGLRLAPEHGKTGDLGSIWGAFASILLLGLLANTMDLRINRESIPVGDYIGIGLAAFASLVLLGGLLSAARVLIRAQQFGPALRSGVNITSMVFLILIGASLFALVFRAYGGDHYVEALLTGIPGGLWGALAITMLVMFILGFFLDFIEIVFVVVPIVAPPLIILGADPVWLAILMALNLQTSFLTPPFGFALFYLRGAAPDGVETMDIWRGAIPFIGLQMIMIALVAAIPALATWLPTFVR, via the coding sequence ATGGAACTTGAACTGATCTTCGCCCTCGGCATGTTCCTGTGCGCCATCGCTGCCTTGTTGGCTGGGTACCCGGTTGCATTGACGCTCGGCGGGGTCGCGCTCGTATTCGGGCTGATCGGCGTCGAGCTGGGGCTGATCCCGCTCCCCATCCTGCGCAATTTGCCCAGCCGCATGCTCGGCTCCATGGAAAACCAGGTGCTGATCGCCGTGCCTCTGTTTGTCCTGATGGGCGTCATTCTCGAACGCTCCAAGGTCGCGGATGATCTATTGCATACGGCCAGCCGTCTCCTTGCGCGGGTCCGCGGCGGCCTGGGCTATGCGGTGGTGATTGTCGGCGCGCTCCTCGCCGCGTCGACCGGTATTGTCGGAGCAACCGTGATCACCATGACCCTGATCGCTCTGCCGACCATGCTGAGACAAGGCTACGATCCCAAACTCGCCACGGGCACGATCGCGGCCAGCGGCACGCTCGGCCAGATCATCCCGCCCAGTATCGTGCTCATCCTGCTTGCGGACGCGGTGTCGAACGCTAACCAGTCCGCCGCCATGCGCTCCGGTGGCGGCGCGGGAGTGGTGTCAGTCGGCGACTTGTTTGCAGGTGCGCTCATTCCAGGCCTCATGCTGGTCGGCCTGTATCTGCTTTATCTCGTCATCACCGCCATTCTGCGCCCAAGCGCTAGCCCGGCCGTGACGCTAGAAGAAGACACAGATCCACTCACTCTCGTCGAGATCGCGCGAAGCCTCGGGGCGCCCTTGCTCCTGATCATCGCAGTCCTTGGATCCATCCTGGGCGGCCTCGCCTCCCCGACCGAGGCGTCCGCGATTGGTGCGGGCGGCGCATTGCTTCTGGCGGGATTGCGGCTTGCGCCCGAACACGGGAAAACCGGAGATCTGGGCAGCATCTGGGGCGCCTTTGCCAGCATCCTCTTGCTCGGCCTGCTCGCCAATACAATGGACTTGCGGATCAATCGCGAGAGCATCCCGGTCGGCGACTATATCGGCATCGGACTCGCGGCGTTCGCCAGCCTTGTGCTGCTCGGTGGCCTGCTATCCGCGGCGCGCGTGCTGATCAGAGCGCAGCAATTCGGACCTGCGCTGAGATCCGGCGTCAACATCACAAGCATGGTCTTTCTGATCCTGATCGGCGCCAGCCTGTTTGCGCTCGTCTTCCGGGCCTATGGCGGCGACCATTATGTCGAGGCCCTGCTGACCGGAATCCCAGGCGGCCTATGGGGCGCGCTCGCCATCACCATGCTGGTCATGTTCATTCTCGGCTTCTTCCTCGACTTTATCGAGATTGTCTTCGTTGTGGTGCCCATCGTCGCGCCGCCCTTGATCATCCTGGGAGCTGATCCGGTCTGGCTGGCCATCCTGATGGCGCTCAATCTGCAGACCAGCTTCCTGACCCCGCCCTTCGGGTTTGCCCTGTTCTACCTCCGTGGCGCGGCGCCCGATGGCGTGGAGACCATGGATATCTGGCGCGGCGCGATCCCCTTCATCGGCTTGCAGATGATCATGATCGCTCTGGTTGCCGCGATCCCGGCGCTCGCGACCTGGTTGCCAACATTTGTGAGATAA
- a CDS encoding LemA family protein, with protein MTPLFVVLGIVALLVVLVIGIYNGLVAKRQRCNQAFADIDVQLKQRQNLIPNLVETVKGYAAHEKETLDAVIQARQGAVSANTPGEMGAAEGVLGQALGRLFALAEAYPDLKANQNFMDLQDELAVIEDKIAAARRFYNSAVQDYNTAREQFPGSLVAGSFNFEPREFFDLGEDRAAMSTPPEVKF; from the coding sequence ATGACGCCATTATTCGTAGTTCTGGGCATTGTAGCCCTGCTCGTGGTCCTGGTGATTGGCATCTACAATGGCCTCGTCGCCAAGCGCCAGCGCTGTAACCAGGCTTTCGCTGATATCGATGTGCAGCTCAAGCAGCGCCAGAATCTCATTCCCAACCTGGTGGAGACCGTCAAAGGCTATGCGGCGCACGAGAAGGAAACACTCGACGCAGTCATCCAGGCCCGGCAGGGGGCAGTCTCAGCCAACACGCCCGGCGAAATGGGCGCCGCTGAGGGGGTGCTCGGGCAGGCATTGGGGCGTCTTTTTGCGCTTGCTGAAGCCTACCCGGATCTGAAGGCCAACCAGAACTTCATGGACCTGCAGGATGAGCTGGCGGTGATTGAGGACAAGATCGCGGCGGCGCGACGGTTCTACAACTCTGCGGTGCAGGACTACAACACGGCGCGTGAGCAATTCCCGGGATCATTGGTGGCTGGCAGCTTCAATTTCGAACCGCGGGAATTCTTCGATCTGGGAGAAGACCGGGCCGCAATGAGTACACCGCCGGAAGTGAAATTCTAA
- a CDS encoding arginyltransferase gives MKLDESLFQLPGLRRGLRFYVTGASPCPYLPGQIERKGFTHLTQDNPDALHDQLSRAGFRRSQGVAYRPACPTCNACRSVRVDVANFKPSKNQKRIIKANTDLVRSPIEARANREHFRLLKTYLSSRHDGGGMSDMGYREFCAMVNDSPVQTLLFEYRIGEGDDAPLAAVSLTDIVRDGFSMVYTFFDPALRQRSLGTYMILDHILHASELGLPHVYLGYWIKDSEKMDYKRRFKPLEVLDGGRWRALEDSE, from the coding sequence ATGAAGCTAGACGAATCGCTCTTTCAGTTACCGGGACTCCGGCGTGGATTGCGCTTCTATGTGACAGGCGCAAGTCCCTGCCCCTATTTGCCGGGGCAGATTGAGCGCAAAGGCTTCACCCACCTGACGCAGGACAATCCGGACGCGCTGCACGATCAGCTCAGCCGCGCCGGTTTTCGCCGCAGCCAGGGCGTCGCCTATCGTCCGGCCTGCCCGACCTGCAATGCCTGCCGATCGGTGCGAGTCGATGTCGCCAATTTCAAGCCCAGCAAGAACCAGAAGCGGATCATCAAGGCAAACACGGATCTGGTGCGCTCACCAATTGAGGCACGCGCCAATCGCGAGCACTTCCGGCTGCTGAAAACCTATCTGAGTTCTCGCCACGATGGCGGCGGCATGTCCGACATGGGCTACCGCGAGTTCTGCGCGATGGTGAATGACAGCCCGGTACAAACGCTGCTGTTCGAATATCGGATTGGCGAAGGCGACGACGCCCCGCTGGCAGCGGTTTCCTTGACCGACATCGTTCGCGACGGGTTCTCGATGGTCTACACCTTCTTCGATCCCGCCCTGCGCCAGCGCAGCCTCGGGACGTATATGATCCTGGATCACATTCTTCATGCCAGCGAGTTGGGCCTGCCCCACGTCTATCTGGGCTACTGGATCAAAGACAGCGAAAAAATGGACTACAAGCGGCGGTTCAAGCCTCTCGAAGTGCTTGACGGCGGACGATGGCGCGCGCTTGAAGACAGTGAATAA
- a CDS encoding flagellar motor protein MotB: MAEAYSSRRVRGRTPPASARRLGTWKLAYADFLTALCAFFLIMWIVHGVTAGERQALAQQFGAKTGPSDFAANDPILQAKTVAQMLRVDPALEAFGASVSITAEPHLVRIDLSDMTENPLFENGDGSLNATGEELTRLTGQAISYLSFPVMIEGHTDSNPSLTDGYSNWELSSDRANSARRLLIEAGVAEDRIKSVAGLADTRPLLQNAPHDGANRRISIVLVISEKSA; the protein is encoded by the coding sequence ATGGCTGAAGCTTATTCATCCCGGCGCGTAAGGGGCAGAACGCCCCCAGCGTCCGCCCGCCGTTTGGGCACCTGGAAGCTGGCGTATGCTGACTTCCTCACGGCCCTGTGTGCGTTTTTCCTGATCATGTGGATTGTCCACGGCGTCACGGCCGGTGAACGCCAGGCCCTGGCTCAACAATTTGGCGCCAAGACGGGTCCGTCGGATTTCGCCGCAAATGATCCGATCCTGCAAGCTAAAACGGTTGCGCAGATGCTGCGCGTTGACCCGGCCCTGGAAGCGTTCGGTGCGAGTGTCAGCATCACTGCAGAACCGCATCTGGTCCGCATCGACCTCTCAGACATGACCGAGAACCCATTGTTCGAGAACGGTGATGGCTCCCTGAACGCCACCGGGGAAGAATTGACCCGGCTGACCGGTCAGGCGATTTCCTATCTCAGCTTCCCTGTCATGATCGAAGGTCACACCGATTCCAATCCCAGCCTGACGGACGGATACTCGAATTGGGAATTGTCCTCCGATCGCGCCAATTCGGCACGCCGTTTGCTCATCGAAGCCGGTGTTGCTGAGGATCGGATCAAAAGCGTGGCAGGCCTTGCAGATACACGGCCACTATTACAGAACGCCCCGCATGACGGCGCCAATCGCCGCATCTCAATTGTTCTGGTCATCAGCGAAAAGTCAGCATAG